One window of Nocardia sp. NBC_00508 genomic DNA carries:
- a CDS encoding Bax inhibitor-1/YccA family protein, producing MRTTSNPVFRNLPRQEGSGYANFGSGVTTAGQYGQPYGQYPPHQQPYPPQAPPTTRAMTIDDVVTKTGITLAVLALSAIVSYGLTNANTSLAPLFVIVGGLVGLVLVLIATFANKMDNPVLVLSYAVAEGLFLGALSFMFTNIEFGGVGGSALIGQAVLGTFGVFAGMLVVYKTGAIRVTPRFTRIIVGAMIGILVLMLGNLVAGFFISGGLGLRDGGPLAIVFSLVVIAIAAFSFLLDFDAADQLIRAQAPERAAWGVALGLTVTLVWLYIEILRLLSYFQND from the coding sequence GTGCGTACCACGAGCAATCCGGTTTTCAGGAACCTGCCCAGGCAGGAGGGCAGTGGCTACGCCAACTTCGGTTCCGGCGTGACCACCGCGGGACAATACGGCCAGCCGTACGGCCAATACCCGCCGCACCAGCAGCCTTATCCGCCGCAGGCCCCGCCCACCACCAGGGCGATGACCATCGACGACGTGGTGACCAAGACGGGCATCACCCTCGCGGTGCTGGCCCTGTCCGCGATCGTCTCCTACGGCCTCACCAACGCGAACACGTCGCTCGCGCCGCTGTTCGTGATCGTCGGTGGCTTGGTCGGCCTGGTGCTGGTCCTGATCGCTACGTTCGCGAACAAGATGGACAACCCGGTCCTCGTGCTGTCCTACGCGGTCGCCGAGGGTCTCTTCCTCGGTGCGCTGTCGTTCATGTTCACCAATATCGAGTTCGGCGGGGTCGGCGGTAGCGCGCTGATCGGGCAGGCGGTGCTCGGTACGTTCGGTGTCTTCGCGGGCATGCTCGTGGTCTACAAGACCGGCGCCATCCGGGTGACGCCGCGGTTCACCAGGATCATCGTCGGCGCCATGATCGGCATCCTGGTGCTCATGCTCGGCAACCTGGTCGCCGGCTTCTTCATCTCCGGCGGTCTGGGGCTGCGTGACGGCGGCCCGCTGGCGATCGTCTTCAGCCTGGTGGTCATCGCCATCGCCGCGTTCAGCTTCCTGCTCGACTTCGACGCCGCGGACCAGCTGATCCGCGCGCAGGCGCCGGAGCGGGCGGCCTGGGGCGTCGCCCTCGGCCTGACCGTCACCCTGGTCTGGCTCTACATCGAGATCCTGCGACTGCTGAGTTACTTCCAGAACGACTAG
- a CDS encoding ribonuclease Z, translating to MSQRELVVLGTASQVPTKQRNHNGYLLRWDDEAILFDPGEGTQRQMTYAGVSVTGLTRIAITHFHGDHSLGLAGVVQRINLDRVPHPVDVWFPASGAAYYDRLVNATSYYHRAELRPRPVVGPGIVEVPGAPFTVTAVQLSHPVDTFGYRLSEPPGRRILPDRLHALGLRGPIISELQQHGSVEFAGRTVTLGEISEPRPGQSFAFVMDTRLCRGVQELAADVDMLVIEATFLDADEHLATEYGHLTAGQAARAAADAGVRTLVLTHFSQRYRDLDEHLAEASKYFTGEIHIATDLARIPLPPRR from the coding sequence GTGTCGCAGCGTGAGTTGGTTGTTCTCGGGACCGCTAGCCAGGTGCCGACGAAACAGCGGAACCACAACGGGTATCTCCTCCGGTGGGATGACGAGGCGATCCTCTTCGACCCGGGCGAGGGGACCCAGCGCCAGATGACGTATGCCGGCGTCTCCGTCACCGGGCTGACGCGGATCGCCATCACCCATTTCCACGGCGACCACAGTCTCGGGCTGGCCGGAGTGGTGCAGCGGATCAATCTCGACCGGGTGCCGCATCCGGTCGACGTGTGGTTCCCGGCGTCGGGGGCCGCGTATTACGACCGCCTGGTCAACGCGACCTCCTACTATCACCGCGCCGAGCTCCGGCCGCGCCCGGTCGTCGGCCCCGGCATCGTGGAGGTACCCGGAGCGCCGTTCACGGTGACCGCGGTCCAGCTCTCGCACCCGGTCGACACCTTCGGCTACCGGCTCAGCGAGCCGCCCGGCCGGCGCATCCTGCCCGACCGGCTGCACGCCCTCGGGCTGCGCGGTCCGATCATCTCCGAACTCCAACAGCACGGCAGCGTCGAGTTCGCCGGGCGCACCGTCACTCTGGGCGAGATCAGCGAGCCACGGCCCGGCCAGAGCTTCGCCTTCGTCATGGACACCCGGCTGTGCCGCGGCGTCCAGGAACTCGCCGCCGACGTCGACATGCTCGTCATCGAGGCCACCTTCCTGGACGCCGACGAGCATCTGGCCACCGAATACGGCCACCTCACCGCGGGCCAGGCGGCCCGAGCCGCGGCCGACGCCGGTGTCCGCACCCTGGTTCTCACCCACTTCTCCCAGCGCTACCGCGATCTGGACGAGCACCTCGCCGAAGCGTCGAAGTACTTCACCGGCGAGATCCACATCGCCACCGACCTCGCCCGAATTCCACTGCCGCCCCGTCGCTGA
- a CDS encoding three-helix bundle dimerization domain-containing protein, translated as MVIVTVREEQAIRQMTERLVENYTETYSPEHIESAVGAARRKFEGRPVRQFVPILIERLVRRELEKVVEEAEAAAVALEKAAQPTEAKTFALPDLRRLWSANKRATLGVAAAVVVLVLAVVLVVREPVSQPPVAAPAPAAAPTVVRGVVGSEKMAFFQDPKVIDALARNGVRVEVEPAGSRQIATSIDLSKYDFAFPSSEQAAERIQRQNNVSAKYTPFSSPMAIATFTPIADLLAKAGAVRPGPVSTLDLRRYLDLVRTGKRWDELPDNTAYPVRKNILISTTDPRSSNSAAMYLAAASYVANGNTIVQGQAAEQTVLPALARLFVGQGYTENTTEGPFNNYLATGMGPTPLVWIYEAQYVEATVRGQVKPEMTLLYPSPTVLSRHTLVPFGATGDRLGRLLSTDPELQRLAAEHGFRANDAAQFAKVTAERNVPVPTDLIDVVATPTYDTLEHLLDGVTQSYN; from the coding sequence GTGGTAATCGTTACCGTCCGTGAGGAACAGGCGATCCGTCAGATGACGGAGCGGCTGGTCGAGAACTACACCGAGACGTATTCTCCGGAGCATATCGAGAGCGCCGTCGGTGCGGCGAGGCGCAAGTTCGAGGGTCGCCCGGTGCGGCAGTTCGTTCCGATCCTCATCGAGCGGCTGGTGCGACGCGAGCTGGAGAAGGTCGTCGAGGAAGCCGAAGCCGCCGCCGTGGCACTGGAAAAGGCGGCGCAGCCGACCGAGGCGAAGACATTCGCGCTGCCGGACCTGCGTCGACTATGGTCGGCGAACAAGCGAGCGACACTCGGTGTCGCGGCGGCAGTTGTCGTACTCGTGCTGGCGGTCGTTCTCGTTGTACGCGAACCGGTTTCGCAGCCTCCCGTCGCAGCGCCCGCCCCGGCCGCTGCGCCCACTGTGGTGCGTGGCGTCGTCGGTTCGGAGAAGATGGCGTTCTTCCAGGACCCGAAGGTGATCGATGCGCTGGCCCGCAACGGCGTCCGCGTCGAGGTCGAGCCCGCCGGATCGCGCCAGATCGCCACGTCCATCGACCTCTCGAAATACGATTTCGCGTTCCCGTCCAGTGAACAGGCGGCCGAGCGAATTCAGCGGCAGAACAACGTGTCCGCCAAATACACCCCGTTCTCCTCGCCGATGGCGATCGCGACGTTCACGCCGATCGCGGATCTGCTGGCCAAGGCGGGCGCGGTGCGGCCGGGACCGGTGTCCACCCTCGACCTGCGCCGCTACCTCGATCTGGTCCGAACCGGCAAGCGCTGGGACGAGCTGCCCGACAACACCGCCTACCCGGTGCGCAAGAACATCCTGATCTCCACCACCGACCCGCGTAGCTCGAACTCCGCCGCCATGTATCTGGCCGCGGCGAGCTATGTCGCCAATGGCAACACGATCGTGCAGGGCCAGGCCGCCGAGCAGACCGTCCTGCCCGCACTGGCACGGCTTTTCGTCGGCCAGGGCTACACCGAGAACACCACCGAGGGACCGTTCAACAACTATCTCGCCACGGGTATGGGCCCGACACCGCTGGTCTGGATCTACGAGGCGCAGTACGTCGAGGCCACCGTGCGCGGGCAGGTCAAGCCGGAAATGACGCTGCTGTACCCGTCTCCGACGGTGCTGTCCCGGCACACGCTGGTGCCGTTCGGTGCGACCGGTGACCGCTTGGGTCGCCTGTTGTCCACCGATCCGGAGTTGCAGCGGCTTGCCGCCGAGCACGGCTTCCGCGCCAACGACGCCGCCCAGTTCGCGAAGGTCACCGCGGAGCGCAACGTTCCGGTGCCGACGGACCTGATCGATGTGGTCGCCACCCCGACCTACGACACGCTCGAGCATCTGCTCGACGGAGTCACGCAGTCCTACAACTGA
- a CDS encoding TerD family protein, which yields MITLKKEDGAADLAGITKLSVGVSWDPSSGTSGGALGWARRKRGVDLDLIAILMQGSEPVRFAGLDSLDPLGNGSVVHTGDEQTGAASGDDETVHVTFADVPGAIDAIIFVAAAFKKGSSFEKANNISFKVYDSTGGSSQQVADIWPSLLGNDNANAVARAFRSGDAWQLEVLNRKGKIKQGDKQALLRFAMQ from the coding sequence ATGATTACGCTCAAAAAAGAAGATGGCGCCGCGGATCTGGCGGGTATCACCAAGCTGAGTGTGGGGGTGAGCTGGGATCCGTCGAGCGGCACCAGCGGCGGGGCGCTCGGCTGGGCGCGTCGCAAGCGCGGGGTGGACCTGGACCTGATCGCGATTCTCATGCAGGGCAGCGAGCCGGTGCGTTTCGCCGGACTCGACTCGTTGGACCCGTTGGGCAACGGCTCCGTTGTGCACACCGGCGACGAGCAGACCGGTGCCGCTTCCGGGGACGACGAGACGGTGCACGTCACTTTCGCGGATGTGCCGGGCGCGATCGACGCCATCATCTTCGTCGCGGCTGCCTTCAAGAAGGGCAGTTCGTTCGAGAAGGCGAACAACATTTCGTTCAAGGTCTACGACTCGACCGGTGGCAGCAGCCAGCAGGTCGCCGACATCTGGCCGTCGCTGCTCGGCAACGACAACGCCAACGCGGTCGCCCGGGCGTTCCGTTCCGGCGACGCGTGGCAGCTGGAGGTGCTGAACCGCAAGGGCAAGATCAAGCAAGGCGACAAGCAGGCGCTGCTCCGCTTCGCTATGCAGTAG
- a CDS encoding amino acid permease, translated as MTNPRPQAETAGDVSSRGSGLFRTKSVEQSIRDTDEPDSKLRKDLTAWDLTIFGVAVVVGAGIFTLTARTAGNVAGPSVSLAFVFAAIACGLTALCYAEFASTVPVAGSAYTYSYATFGELVAWIIGWDLILEFALAAAVVAKGWSQYLGEVLGGGISPIAHFGSVTFDWGAVLLIAVLGVLLATGTKLSSRVSALAVAIKLGVIAVVLVVGVTYFKSSNLSPYIPPSQPGERGEGLRQSLFSYLTGAGHSNFGWYGLLAAASLVFFAFIGFDVVATAAEETRNPQRAVPRGILGSLLIVTVLYVAVSIVLTGMVSYTELSGGDATLATAFAIHGATWAKNIISIGALAGLTTVVMVMYLGQTRVLFAMARDGLVPRKLAHTGKHGTPVRVTGLVGVTCALLAGFVDFGTLEEMVNIGTLFAFVLVSVGVLILRRTRPDLPRGFRVPLVPLVPVLAMLSCLWLMLNLSVETWLRFLAWMVIGFVIYFGYSRRHSLLGRASAG; from the coding sequence GGCTTGTTCCGCACCAAGTCGGTCGAGCAGTCGATCCGGGACACCGACGAGCCCGACTCGAAACTCCGCAAGGACCTGACCGCCTGGGACCTCACCATCTTCGGTGTCGCCGTGGTGGTCGGCGCGGGCATCTTCACGCTCACCGCCCGCACCGCGGGCAATGTCGCGGGTCCCTCCGTGTCGCTCGCCTTCGTCTTCGCCGCGATCGCCTGCGGCTTGACCGCGCTGTGCTATGCCGAGTTCGCGTCGACCGTTCCCGTGGCGGGCAGCGCGTACACCTACTCCTACGCCACTTTCGGTGAACTCGTCGCCTGGATCATCGGCTGGGACCTGATCCTGGAATTCGCGCTCGCCGCGGCGGTAGTGGCGAAGGGCTGGTCGCAGTATCTCGGCGAGGTGCTCGGCGGCGGCATTTCGCCGATCGCGCACTTCGGCTCGGTGACCTTCGACTGGGGCGCGGTACTGCTCATCGCGGTGCTGGGCGTGCTGCTCGCGACGGGCACCAAGTTGTCCTCCCGGGTGTCGGCGCTGGCGGTGGCCATCAAGCTGGGCGTGATCGCGGTCGTGCTGGTTGTCGGCGTCACCTACTTCAAGTCCTCGAACCTCTCGCCGTACATCCCGCCGTCCCAGCCGGGCGAGCGAGGCGAGGGCCTGCGGCAGTCGCTGTTCTCCTATCTGACCGGCGCCGGGCACAGCAACTTCGGCTGGTACGGCCTGCTCGCGGCGGCCAGCCTGGTGTTCTTCGCGTTCATCGGCTTCGACGTCGTCGCCACGGCGGCCGAGGAGACCAGGAACCCGCAGCGTGCGGTGCCGCGCGGCATCCTCGGCTCGCTGCTCATCGTCACCGTCCTGTACGTGGCGGTGTCGATCGTGCTCACCGGCATGGTGTCGTACACCGAATTGTCCGGCGGCGACGCCACGTTGGCGACGGCCTTCGCGATCCATGGCGCGACCTGGGCGAAGAACATCATCTCGATCGGTGCGCTGGCCGGGCTCACGACCGTCGTGATGGTGATGTACCTCGGGCAGACCCGGGTGCTGTTCGCGATGGCCCGCGACGGCCTGGTGCCGCGCAAGCTCGCGCACACCGGCAAGCACGGCACGCCGGTCCGCGTCACCGGGCTCGTCGGCGTGACGTGCGCGCTGCTGGCCGGGTTCGTGGACTTCGGCACGCTGGAGGAGATGGTCAACATCGGGACGCTCTTCGCGTTCGTGCTGGTCTCGGTGGGTGTGCTCATCCTGCGCCGCACCCGCCCCGATTTGCCGCGCGGCTTCCGCGTCCCACTGGTTCCGCTGGTTCCCGTCCTCGCGATGCTGTCGTGCCTGTGGCTGATGCTCAATCTGTCGGTGGAGACCTGGTTGCGGTTCCTGGCGTGGATGGTGATCGGCTTCGTCATCTACTTCGGCTACTCCCGGCGCCACTCGCTGCTCGGAAGAGCTTCCGCTGGGTGA
- a CDS encoding AMIN-like domain-containing (lipo)protein: MRNWMVLTVAVATVLLGGCGDGESTPGLPVASVTGTQAATPPAGPPAAPQDATPKQGTASGDAALTVTDIRLGRQPGVDRVVYELGGVGAPGWLVRYTDQAVQDGSGRQVDVAGQSILEVRILGSAYPFDSGVTPYAGPDPAVDPAVPGVAGVYRSTVFEGAAQSFIGVRADRPAFSVTTLSNPTRLVVDIASP, from the coding sequence ATGCGCAACTGGATGGTGCTGACGGTCGCGGTCGCGACGGTACTGCTCGGGGGCTGCGGTGATGGCGAATCGACCCCGGGACTACCGGTCGCATCGGTCACCGGCACGCAGGCCGCGACGCCGCCCGCCGGTCCGCCCGCTGCGCCGCAGGACGCCACACCCAAGCAGGGCACGGCTTCCGGCGACGCCGCGCTGACGGTCACCGACATCCGCCTCGGCCGCCAACCCGGCGTCGATCGCGTGGTCTACGAACTCGGCGGGGTCGGCGCACCCGGCTGGCTCGTCCGATACACCGACCAGGCCGTGCAGGACGGCAGTGGCAGACAAGTCGACGTGGCGGGCCAGTCGATTCTCGAGGTGCGCATCCTCGGCTCGGCCTACCCCTTCGACAGTGGCGTGACGCCGTACGCGGGCCCCGACCCCGCCGTCGACCCGGCTGTGCCAGGCGTCGCGGGTGTCTACCGGTCCACAGTGTTCGAAGGCGCCGCTCAGTCGTTCATCGGCGTGCGAGCCGACCGGCCCGCGTTCAGCGTCACCACGCTGTCCAATCCGACCAGGCTGGTCGTGGACATCGCCAGCCCGTAG
- a CDS encoding class I SAM-dependent methyltransferase: MGHVEDVLSRLRRYPDVEALNLYAVDAADRLILDVAADALATADSGKVAVIGDSYGALTLGAIAGHDVNGVRVHQDLLTGELALANNARALGLSDRYTTHPLGAELLGDARVVLLRLPRVLAGLAEIADAIARYADPDVEVFAGGRDKYLTKSMNDVLAQSFSEVRASRGKQKSRTLLVAGAKPVGVPPFPVRERLDELGLEVVAHGAAFSGARLDIGTRFLLEHLKLMKPDARDAIDLGCGTGILAVALATARPGITVVATDQSAAAVASARATAAANGVADRVCVARDDAMSSAADNSADLVLCNPPFHVGAAVHTGSAIKMFAETGRVLRPGGELWTVYNSHLNYRAVVERMVGRTEVVGRNRKFTVTRSVRGLHDPRQR; this comes from the coding sequence GTGGGACATGTCGAGGACGTACTGAGCCGATTGCGGCGGTATCCGGACGTGGAGGCGCTGAACCTCTACGCCGTGGATGCCGCTGATCGGCTGATCCTCGACGTCGCCGCCGATGCCCTGGCGACCGCCGATAGCGGCAAGGTAGCCGTTATCGGTGACAGTTACGGCGCGCTGACCCTCGGCGCCATCGCCGGGCATGATGTGAACGGCGTGCGGGTGCACCAGGATCTGCTCACCGGGGAACTCGCCCTTGCCAACAACGCCCGCGCGCTCGGCCTATCGGACCGCTACACCACACATCCCCTCGGCGCCGAGTTGCTGGGTGATGCCCGAGTGGTGTTGCTCCGCTTGCCGCGAGTGTTGGCCGGGCTGGCCGAAATCGCCGACGCCATCGCCCGATACGCCGATCCGGACGTCGAGGTGTTCGCGGGCGGCCGGGACAAGTATCTGACCAAGTCGATGAACGACGTTCTGGCCCAGTCGTTCTCCGAAGTGCGCGCCAGCCGCGGCAAGCAGAAGTCGCGCACCCTCCTGGTGGCCGGGGCCAAACCGGTGGGTGTCCCGCCGTTCCCGGTGCGCGAACGGCTCGACGAATTGGGTCTCGAGGTGGTCGCGCACGGTGCCGCCTTCTCCGGCGCCCGCCTCGACATCGGAACCAGATTCCTGCTCGAACATCTGAAATTGATGAAGCCGGACGCCCGCGACGCGATCGACCTCGGCTGCGGCACCGGCATCTTGGCCGTGGCGCTGGCCACGGCGCGGCCGGGGATCACGGTGGTCGCCACCGATCAATCCGCCGCCGCGGTCGCGTCGGCGCGGGCCACCGCCGCTGCGAACGGTGTCGCCGACCGCGTGTGCGTCGCACGCGACGACGCGATGTCGTCGGCCGCGGACAACAGCGCCGATCTGGTGCTGTGCAATCCGCCGTTCCACGTCGGCGCGGCGGTGCACACCGGATCGGCGATCAAGATGTTCGCAGAGACCGGGCGGGTGCTGCGCCCGGGCGGCGAACTGTGGACCGTGTACAACTCGCACCTCAACTATCGCGCCGTGGTCGAACGTATGGTGGGCCGGACCGAGGTGGTCGGCCGCAACCGGAAATTCACGGTGACTCGGTCCGTGCGTGGCCTGCACGACCCGCGGCAGCGGTAG
- a CDS encoding acetyl-CoA C-acetyltransferase produces MPEAVIVSTARSPIGRARKGSLVDLRPDDLTTQIVRAALDKVPALDPAQIDDLILGCGSPGGEQGFNIARIVAVQLGYDFVPGTTVHRYCASSLQSTRMAFHAIKAGEGDVFISAGVETVSRYVTGSADSWPNTQNPLFTAAQERTAKTAEGGAGIWHDPREDGLLPDAYIAMGQTAENVASFTGITREEQDRWGVRSQNRAEEAIKNGFFEREIIPVTLPDGTVVSTDDGPRAGVTYEAVAGLKPVFRPDGTITAGNCCPLNDGAAALVIMSDTKAEELGLTPLARIVSTGVSGLSPEIMGLGPIEACKRALALAGKTIDDIDLVEINEAFAVQVLGSARELKIDEDKLNVSGGAIALGHPFGMTGARITTTLINNLQTYDKQFGLETMCVGGGQGMAMVIERLS; encoded by the coding sequence ATGCCCGAGGCCGTCATCGTTTCGACCGCACGCTCCCCGATCGGCAGGGCCCGCAAGGGTTCGCTGGTCGACCTGCGGCCCGACGATCTGACCACGCAGATTGTGCGGGCAGCGCTCGACAAGGTGCCTGCCCTGGACCCGGCCCAGATCGACGACCTGATCCTCGGCTGCGGCTCGCCCGGCGGTGAGCAGGGCTTCAACATCGCCCGCATCGTCGCCGTGCAGCTCGGCTACGACTTCGTGCCCGGCACCACCGTGCACCGCTACTGCGCGTCGTCGCTGCAGTCCACCCGGATGGCGTTCCACGCGATCAAGGCGGGCGAGGGCGACGTATTCATCTCCGCAGGCGTCGAAACCGTCTCCCGCTACGTGACCGGTTCGGCCGACAGCTGGCCGAACACCCAGAATCCCCTGTTCACCGCGGCACAGGAACGCACCGCCAAGACCGCTGAGGGCGGCGCGGGCATCTGGCACGACCCGCGCGAGGACGGCCTGCTCCCCGACGCCTACATCGCGATGGGCCAGACCGCCGAGAACGTCGCCTCGTTCACCGGCATCACCCGCGAGGAGCAGGACCGATGGGGTGTGCGCTCGCAGAACCGGGCCGAAGAGGCGATCAAGAACGGCTTCTTCGAGCGGGAGATCATCCCGGTGACACTGCCGGACGGCACGGTGGTCAGCACGGACGACGGCCCGCGCGCCGGCGTCACCTACGAGGCGGTCGCCGGGCTGAAGCCGGTGTTCCGCCCGGATGGCACCATCACCGCCGGCAACTGCTGCCCGCTGAACGACGGCGCGGCCGCGCTGGTCATCATGAGCGACACCAAGGCCGAGGAGCTGGGGCTGACGCCGCTGGCGCGCATCGTGTCCACCGGCGTGTCCGGCTTGTCGCCGGAGATCATGGGCCTCGGGCCGATCGAGGCGTGCAAGCGCGCGCTGGCGCTGGCGGGCAAGACCATCGATGACATCGACCTGGTCGAGATCAACGAGGCGTTCGCGGTGCAGGTGCTCGGCTCCGCGCGGGAGCTGAAGATCGACGAGGACAAGCTGAACGTCTCCGGCGGCGCGATCGCGCTGGGCCACCCGTTCGGCATGACCGGCGCCCGGATCACCACCACGCTGATCAACAACCTGCAGACCTACGACAAGCAGTTCGGTCTGGAGACCATGTGCGTCGGCGGCGGCCAGGGCATGGCGATGGTCATCGAACGCCTGAGCTGA
- a CDS encoding SDR family oxidoreductase: MSRVAVVTGASSGIGKATAAALADRGYHVIGTSRNPGTIGADAMVTGVEYRALDLTDKASIEAFVAGLGQVDVLVNNAGESQAGPLAELPGDAVERLFQLNVLGPVSLTKALLPGMRERKFGRVVMVGSMLASFPMPYRSSYVATKAALRGFAVAARFEESPFGVWITAVEPGQIDTGLRERRTKYLTEGSAHTADFTTFMAKLDEKQAKGITPEKVATTIVNAIEADRPRPLYAVGSNAPVLFTVRRLLPRTVMERIIARAHGLSR; the protein is encoded by the coding sequence ATGTCTCGTGTCGCCGTGGTTACCGGTGCTTCGTCCGGAATCGGCAAGGCTACGGCCGCCGCGCTTGCCGACCGGGGTTATCACGTGATCGGAACCAGCCGCAATCCCGGCACCATCGGCGCCGACGCCATGGTGACGGGCGTCGAGTATCGGGCACTCGACCTGACCGACAAGGCATCGATAGAAGCGTTCGTCGCTGGCCTCGGTCAGGTCGACGTCCTGGTCAACAACGCGGGCGAAAGCCAGGCGGGGCCGCTGGCCGAACTGCCCGGCGACGCGGTCGAGCGACTGTTCCAGTTGAACGTGCTCGGCCCGGTCAGCCTGACCAAGGCGCTGCTACCCGGCATGCGGGAGCGCAAGTTCGGCCGCGTGGTGATGGTCGGCTCGATGCTCGCAAGCTTCCCGATGCCCTACCGCTCCTCCTACGTCGCCACCAAGGCGGCATTGCGCGGCTTCGCGGTCGCCGCACGCTTCGAGGAATCCCCCTTTGGCGTCTGGATCACGGCCGTCGAGCCCGGCCAGATCGATACCGGCCTCCGCGAGCGACGCACGAAATACCTCACCGAAGGCTCCGCCCACACCGCCGACTTCACCACCTTCATGGCGAAACTCGACGAAAAGCAAGCGAAAGGCATTACGCCGGAAAAGGTTGCCACCACCATCGTCAATGCAATCGAAGCCGACCGCCCCCGCCCGCTCTACGCCGTAGGCAGCAACGCCCCCGTGTTGTTCACCGTCCGCCGCCTCCTCCCCCGCACGGTCATGGAACGCATCATCGCCCGCGCCCACGGCCTTTCCCGCTGA
- a CDS encoding alpha/beta hydrolase, with amino-acid sequence MLSTALGSGNAVADETDPIIASKALLASPVAADGSKIVSGTINGRNLSLEVYSAAMETNIAVKVQRPKDASQPRPVLYLVNGAGGGVDLATWWGNTNVGDFLATKDVNIVMPVGGPFAYYADWKQPDPVLGNNKWRTFFTEELPPLIDKALGTNGVNAISANSMTATAILQMVEAEPGLYTAAAGYSGCAQISDPIGKQFVKLVVETWGGGDVRNMYGEDDDPAWAANDPVLNAEALRGTSIFMSTGSGLPGPHDTMNSRFTLNKTPYGLANQLVIGGVIEAATNWCTRNLQTRLNELGIPATFDFQPIGTHSWGYWQDAFHQSWPMLARGLGLPE; translated from the coding sequence GTGTTGAGCACGGCATTGGGCAGCGGCAACGCGGTAGCCGATGAAACCGACCCGATCATCGCATCCAAGGCGCTGCTGGCGTCCCCCGTTGCCGCTGACGGCTCGAAGATCGTCTCCGGAACCATCAACGGCCGCAATCTGTCGCTGGAGGTCTACTCCGCGGCGATGGAGACGAACATCGCAGTCAAGGTGCAGCGTCCCAAGGACGCTTCGCAGCCCCGGCCGGTGCTCTACCTCGTCAACGGTGCTGGTGGTGGCGTCGATCTGGCGACATGGTGGGGCAACACCAACGTGGGCGATTTCCTTGCCACCAAAGATGTGAACATAGTGATGCCGGTCGGTGGCCCCTTCGCGTATTACGCCGATTGGAAGCAGCCGGATCCGGTACTCGGCAACAACAAATGGCGCACGTTCTTCACCGAGGAACTGCCACCGTTGATCGACAAGGCGCTGGGCACGAATGGCGTCAATGCCATCTCGGCGAATTCGATGACCGCCACCGCCATCCTGCAGATGGTGGAAGCCGAGCCGGGGCTCTACACAGCCGCCGCGGGCTACAGCGGTTGCGCGCAGATCTCCGATCCGATCGGCAAGCAGTTCGTCAAGCTGGTCGTCGAGACGTGGGGCGGCGGGGATGTCCGGAACATGTACGGCGAGGACGACGATCCGGCGTGGGCGGCCAACGATCCGGTGCTCAACGCGGAAGCTCTGCGCGGGACGAGTATTTTCATGTCGACCGGCAGCGGCTTACCGGGCCCGCACGACACGATGAACAGTCGGTTCACCCTGAACAAGACGCCATACGGTCTGGCCAACCAGCTCGTGATCGGCGGAGTCATCGAGGCCGCCACCAATTGGTGCACGCGCAATCTGCAGACCCGGCTGAACGAGCTGGGTATCCCGGCCACCTTCGATTTCCAGCCCATCGGCACCCATTCCTGGGGCTACTGGCAGGACGCGTTCCATCAGTCCTGGCCGATGCTGGCCCGTGGACTCGGATTGCCCGAGTAG
- a CDS encoding DUF305 domain-containing protein — protein sequence MFITPNRLAIAVATAAALSLAGCGDADTGHTTEHGTSTTANTSAPARAEHNDADVTFLQMMYPHHAQAVEMARLVPGHTDNQQLRALAASIEQAQAPEMQQITALLQSFGQPAPTMGEEHQGHDMPSTPMPGLMSAEQLAALQAASGPDFDRQWMTMMIEHHTGAIAMAETELADGMNSDAQALARAIISAQKAEIDQMRTMLGQN from the coding sequence ATGTTCATCACCCCGAACCGCCTGGCCATCGCCGTCGCCACGGCTGCCGCGCTGAGCCTCGCCGGATGCGGCGACGCCGATACCGGGCACACCACAGAGCACGGCACCTCGACAACCGCGAACACGAGCGCGCCGGCGCGCGCTGAGCACAACGATGCCGACGTGACGTTTCTGCAGATGATGTACCCGCATCATGCGCAGGCCGTCGAAATGGCCCGGCTGGTGCCCGGCCACACCGACAATCAGCAATTGCGCGCGCTCGCCGCATCGATCGAGCAAGCACAAGCGCCCGAGATGCAGCAGATCACCGCTCTGCTGCAAAGCTTCGGCCAGCCCGCCCCCACCATGGGCGAGGAACACCAGGGCCACGATATGCCGAGCACACCCATGCCCGGCCTGATGTCCGCCGAACAGCTGGCGGCCTTGCAAGCGGCATCCGGCCCGGATTTCGACCGCCAGTGGATGACCATGATGATCGAGCACCACACGGGCGCCATCGCGATGGCCGAGACCGAACTCGCCGACGGCATGAACTCGGACGCGCAAGCGCTCGCTCGCGCGATCATCTCGGCGCAAAAGGCGGAGATCGACCAGATGCGCACCATGCTCGGCCAGAACTGA